One stretch of Thermococcus sp. M36 DNA includes these proteins:
- the leuS gene encoding leucine--tRNA ligase, with translation MAELNFKAIEEKWQKRWLEEKAFEPKANEKPKEKKFYITVAFPYLSGHLHVGHARTYTIPDVIARFKRMQGYNVLFPMAWHITGAPIVGIAERIKQRDPKTIHIYRDVYKVPEEVLWKFEDPKEIVRYFMKAAKETFIRAGFSVDWTREFHTTSLFPPFSKFIEWQFWTLKDKGLVVKGAHRVRWDPIVGTPLGDHDIMEGEDVQILDYVIIKFILEENGEEIYMPAATLRPETVYGVTNMWLNPEATYVKAKVKRGEKVETWIISKEAAYKLSFQDREIEVIEEFKGERLIGKYVKNPVTGDEVIILPAEFVDPDNATGVVMSVPAHAPFDHVALEDLKKETEILLKYDIDPRVVEEISYISLIKLEGYGDFPAVEEAERLGVKSQKDVEKLEEATKNIYKAEYHKGVFKIEPYAGKPVQEAKDLIAKELQEKGIAEIMYEFAEKPVISRFGNQAVIKIIHDQWFIDYGNPEWKEKAREALANMTIYPESRRTQFEAVIDWLDKKACARKVGLGTPLPWDPDWVIESLSDSTIYMAYYTISRHMNKLREEGKLDPEKLDREFFDYLFLEEFSEEREKELEEKTGIPAEVIHEMKEEFEYWYPLDWRCSAKDLIPNHLTFFIFNHTAIFRKGHWPRGIAVNGFGTLEGTKMSKSKGNVLNFIDAIEENGADVVRLYIMGLAEHDSDFDWRRKEVGKLRRQVERFYELISEFATYEAKDDVELKDIDKWMLHRLNKAIEGSTKALEEFRTRTAVQWAFYSVLNDLRWYLRRTEGRDDEAKRYVLRTLSDVWVRLMAPFTPHISEELWEKLGGEGFVSLAKWPEPNPAWWNETIELEEEYVKNLIEDIKEIIRVAKIEDAKRAYIYTAPEWKWRVAEVVAEKRDFKAAMSELMKDPEMRKHGKEISKMIQRLIKERAFDVKRIDEEKALREAKDFIEKELGIEIIINPEEDKGGKKKAAMPMKPAVFVE, from the coding sequence ATGGCTGAGCTTAACTTTAAGGCCATTGAGGAGAAGTGGCAAAAGCGCTGGCTGGAAGAGAAGGCCTTCGAGCCGAAGGCGAATGAGAAGCCCAAGGAGAAGAAGTTCTATATCACGGTCGCCTTCCCGTACCTCTCGGGCCACCTTCACGTCGGCCACGCGAGAACCTACACGATCCCAGACGTCATAGCGCGCTTCAAGCGCATGCAGGGCTACAACGTGCTGTTTCCCATGGCATGGCACATCACCGGAGCGCCGATAGTCGGAATCGCCGAGAGGATAAAGCAGCGCGACCCCAAGACGATACACATCTACCGCGACGTCTACAAGGTGCCGGAGGAGGTACTCTGGAAGTTTGAAGACCCAAAGGAAATCGTTAGGTACTTCATGAAGGCCGCGAAGGAGACCTTCATCAGGGCAGGCTTCTCCGTTGACTGGACGCGCGAGTTCCACACGACGAGTCTGTTCCCGCCCTTCAGCAAGTTCATAGAGTGGCAGTTCTGGACGCTCAAGGACAAGGGACTGGTCGTCAAGGGCGCCCACAGGGTCAGATGGGACCCCATCGTCGGAACTCCCCTGGGAGACCATGACATAATGGAGGGTGAAGACGTTCAAATCCTGGACTACGTCATCATCAAGTTCATCCTGGAGGAGAACGGTGAGGAAATCTACATGCCCGCCGCGACGCTGAGGCCGGAAACGGTCTACGGCGTCACCAACATGTGGCTGAACCCCGAGGCAACCTACGTGAAGGCCAAAGTCAAGCGCGGCGAGAAGGTCGAGACGTGGATAATCAGCAAAGAGGCAGCGTACAAGCTCTCCTTCCAGGACAGGGAGATAGAGGTCATCGAGGAGTTCAAGGGTGAGAGGCTGATCGGAAAATACGTGAAGAACCCCGTCACCGGCGACGAGGTCATAATCCTGCCGGCTGAGTTTGTAGACCCTGACAACGCGACCGGAGTTGTCATGAGCGTTCCGGCCCATGCCCCCTTCGACCACGTGGCGTTAGAGGATTTGAAGAAGGAGACCGAGATTCTGCTGAAGTACGACATCGACCCGCGCGTGGTCGAGGAAATAAGCTACATCTCTCTGATAAAGCTTGAAGGCTACGGAGACTTTCCGGCGGTTGAGGAGGCGGAGAGACTCGGCGTGAAGAGCCAGAAGGACGTTGAGAAGCTCGAAGAGGCCACCAAGAACATCTACAAGGCCGAGTACCACAAGGGAGTCTTCAAGATAGAGCCCTACGCTGGCAAGCCCGTCCAGGAGGCGAAGGACCTGATAGCGAAGGAGCTCCAGGAGAAGGGCATCGCCGAGATAATGTACGAGTTCGCCGAGAAGCCGGTCATCTCGCGCTTTGGAAACCAGGCGGTCATCAAGATAATCCACGACCAGTGGTTCATAGACTACGGAAACCCCGAGTGGAAGGAGAAGGCGAGGGAAGCGCTCGCGAACATGACTATCTATCCAGAGAGCAGGCGCACACAGTTCGAGGCGGTAATAGACTGGCTCGACAAGAAGGCCTGCGCGAGGAAAGTTGGATTGGGAACCCCGCTCCCGTGGGATCCCGACTGGGTCATCGAGAGCCTGAGCGACTCGACTATTTACATGGCATACTATACGATAAGCAGGCACATGAACAAGCTGAGGGAAGAGGGCAAGCTCGACCCGGAGAAGCTCGACAGGGAGTTCTTCGACTACCTGTTCCTGGAGGAGTTCAGCGAGGAGCGCGAGAAGGAACTTGAGGAGAAAACCGGAATCCCGGCCGAGGTTATCCACGAGATGAAGGAGGAGTTCGAGTACTGGTACCCGCTCGACTGGCGCTGCTCTGCCAAAGACCTCATCCCGAACCACCTGACGTTCTTCATCTTCAACCACACGGCCATATTCAGAAAGGGGCACTGGCCAAGGGGCATCGCCGTCAACGGCTTCGGAACGCTGGAAGGCACCAAGATGAGCAAGAGCAAGGGCAACGTGCTGAACTTCATCGACGCGATAGAGGAGAACGGTGCGGACGTCGTCAGGCTCTACATCATGGGACTGGCCGAGCACGACAGCGACTTCGACTGGCGCAGGAAGGAGGTCGGAAAGCTCCGCAGGCAGGTCGAGAGGTTCTATGAACTGATAAGCGAGTTCGCCACCTACGAGGCCAAAGATGACGTCGAGCTCAAGGACATCGATAAATGGATGCTCCACCGCCTGAACAAGGCCATTGAAGGATCCACCAAGGCCCTGGAGGAGTTCAGGACGAGAACGGCCGTGCAGTGGGCGTTTTATTCAGTCCTCAACGACCTGCGCTGGTATCTAAGGAGAACCGAGGGCAGGGACGACGAGGCAAAGCGCTACGTGCTGAGAACCCTCTCCGACGTATGGGTCAGGCTCATGGCTCCGTTCACACCGCACATCAGCGAGGAGCTCTGGGAGAAGCTCGGCGGAGAGGGCTTCGTGAGCTTGGCGAAGTGGCCCGAGCCGAACCCGGCCTGGTGGAACGAGACCATCGAACTGGAGGAAGAGTACGTCAAGAACCTCATCGAGGACATCAAGGAGATAATCCGCGTGGCAAAGATAGAGGACGCAAAGAGGGCATACATCTACACGGCTCCAGAGTGGAAGTGGCGCGTTGCTGAGGTCGTCGCTGAAAAGAGGGACTTCAAGGCAGCCATGTCCGAGCTCATGAAGGACCCGGAGATGAGGAAGCACGGCAAGGAGATAAGCAAGATGATACAGCGCCTCATCAAGGAGCGTGCCTTCGACGTGAAGCGCATCGACGAGGAGAAGGCTCTCAGAGAAGCCAAGGATTTCATCGAGAAGGAGCTTGGCATCGAAATAATCATCAACCCAGAGGAGGACAAGGGCGGAAAGAAGAAGGCCGCGATGCCGATGAAGCCGGCGGTGTTTGTTGAATAA
- a CDS encoding class I SAM-dependent methyltransferase, which produces MALTEEAFKENVLSKIPPRDEYPLPPDRLHIEILERFRVLQHAPLRRGMNVLEIGCGAHALTTVPLAYFVGETGRVVAVDLSRWRFFEEISSVAGLKHRIIPFKVDAKELPFPFRAFDLAVLVHGVRSLKNEETMVRVFSEMLRVANMVFIAESLPIANNERQRAHLELYNLREDIFEALFGEKDDLHYLPLKRLRELVKTAGGEIIESGTFEPGLPHYLAYIPREYVEQIKDGKKRAELLERWDMAYEKWKAGAEHPPVGWVLAEKDE; this is translated from the coding sequence ATGGCTCTTACTGAGGAAGCATTTAAAGAAAACGTCCTCTCAAAAATTCCGCCCCGGGACGAGTACCCACTCCCTCCAGACCGGCTCCATATCGAGATACTCGAACGCTTCCGCGTCCTCCAGCACGCACCGCTGAGGAGGGGAATGAACGTCCTTGAAATCGGGTGTGGTGCGCACGCATTAACAACAGTCCCCCTGGCTTACTTCGTCGGCGAGACCGGCAGGGTCGTTGCCGTTGATCTGAGCAGGTGGCGCTTCTTTGAGGAGATATCCTCCGTAGCTGGCCTAAAGCATAGGATAATCCCCTTCAAGGTGGACGCGAAGGAACTGCCTTTTCCGTTTAGGGCCTTCGATTTAGCCGTTCTCGTTCATGGAGTTAGAAGCCTGAAAAATGAGGAAACGATGGTTAGGGTCTTCTCCGAGATGCTCCGCGTGGCAAACATGGTTTTCATAGCGGAGAGCCTTCCCATAGCGAACAACGAGAGGCAAAGGGCACATCTTGAGCTCTACAACCTGCGCGAGGATATCTTTGAAGCGCTCTTCGGCGAGAAGGACGACCTGCACTATCTCCCGCTGAAGAGGCTGAGGGAGCTGGTGAAAACGGCAGGTGGAGAGATAATTGAAAGCGGAACCTTTGAGCCGGGCCTGCCGCACTACTTAGCTTACATCCCGCGGGAATATGTGGAGCAGATAAAAGACGGGAAAAAGCGCGCCGAACTTCTGGAGCGGTGGGATATGGCGTATGAAAAATGGAAAGCTGGTGCGGAGCATCCGCCAGTGGGATGGGTTCTGGCGGAAAAAGATGAGTAA